From a single Sorghum bicolor cultivar BTx623 chromosome 5, Sorghum_bicolor_NCBIv3, whole genome shotgun sequence genomic region:
- the LOC8079999 gene encoding peroxidase 4: protein MAPASAATKCSSSCSASGLALLLLLVLMAAGTSSAQLSTSFYSSSCPGVYDSVKSAIQSAIATEQRMGASIVRLFFHDCFVQGCDASLLLDDTASFQGEKMATPNNGSVRGFEVIDAVKSAVEKVCPGVVSCADILAIAARDSVVILGGPSWDVKVGRRDSTTASFSGANNNIPPPTSGLANLTSLFAAQGLSQKDMVALSGAHTIGQARCTNFRAHVYNDTNIDGTFARTRQSGCPRTSGSGDNNLAPLDLQTPTVFENNYYKNLVCKKGLLHSDQELFNGGATDAQVQSYISSQSTFFSDFVTGMIKMGDITPLTGSNGQIRKNCRMIN from the exons ATGGCCCCAGCATCAGCTGCAACAaaatgcagcagcagctgcagcgCCAGCGGCCTCGCTCTGCTGTTGCTCCTCGTGCTAATGGCGGCCGGCACCTCGTCGGCGCAGCTGTCCACCAGCTTCTACTCCTCCTCGTGCCCCGGCGTGTACGACTCCGTCAAGTCGGCGATACAATCCGCCATCGCCACCGAGCAGCGCATGGGCGCCTCCATCGTCCGCCTCTTCTTCCACGACTGCTTCGTCCAA gGCTGCGACGCGTCGCTGCTGTTGGACGACACGGCCAGCTTTCAGGGCGAGAAGATGGCGACGCCCAACAACGGCTCCGTGCGAGGCTTCGAGGTCATCGATGCCGTCAAGTCCGCCGTCGAGAAGGTGTGCCCCGGCGTCGTCTCCTGTGCTGACATCCTCGCCATCGCTGCTAGGGACAGCGTCGTCATA ctgGGTGGTCCAAGCTGGGACGTCAAGGTCGGGCGGCGCGACTCCACG ACGGCGAGCTTCAGCGGCGCCAACAACAACatcccgccgccgacgtcgggcCTCGCCAACCTCACCTCGCTCTTCGCCGCGCAGGGCCTCTCTCAAAAGGACATGGTCGCGCTCTCTG GAGCTCACACCATTGGCCAAGCACGTTGCACCAACTTCAGAGCTCACGTATACAATGACACTAACATCGATGGCACCTTCGCAAGAACAAGGCAATCAGGCTGCCCTAGAACCTCAGGTTCAGGTGACAACAATTTGGCGCCTCTGGACCTTCAAACCCCAACCGTCTTTGAGAACAACTACTACAAGAACCTTGTTTGCAAGAAGGGGCTTCTACACTCCGACCAGGAGCTCTTCAATGGCGGAGCCACCGATGCGCAAGTTCAATCATACATTAGTAGCCAGAGCACATTCTTCTCGGATTTTGTGACAGGCATGATAAAGATGGGTGACATCACACCGTTGACCGGCTCCAATGGACAGATCAGGAAGAACTGCAgaatgattaactaa